From Toxorhynchites rutilus septentrionalis strain SRP chromosome 2, ASM2978413v1, whole genome shotgun sequence, a single genomic window includes:
- the LOC129764992 gene encoding uncharacterized protein LOC129764992, with protein sequence MSKIDDQLAEVFSNAHTKWVFNPPGTPHMGGSWERLVRSVKIALAAMYTTRTPNEETLITLVVEAECVVNSRPLTFIPLEVEQQEALTPNHFLLLSSSGVVQRPQALAESESACRSNWNLGRVMLDQFWRRWVREYLPTLTRRSKWFDDVKPICIGDLVIVVEDGIRNGWTRGRVLEVIAGQDGRIRQAMVQTASGLVRRPVAKLARLDLKQSKTGLEVSDQSYGSGKCNRDLH encoded by the coding sequence ATGTCGAAGATTGATGACCAATTGGCAGAAGTTTTCAGTAACGCTCATACCAAGTGGGTATTCAATCCGCCCGGAACTCCACACATGGGCGGATCGTGGGAGAGACTAGTGAGATCAGTGAAAATAGCACTGGCTGCCATGTACACTACTAGAACTCCGAACGAAGAAACACTCATTACGCTGGTAGTTGAGGCCGAATGCGTGGTGAATTCACGACCATTGACATTCATTCCGTTGGAGGTAGAACAGCAGGAAGCTCTAACTCCCAATCACTTTTTGCTCCTGAGCTCTAGCGGCGTGGTTCAACGACCACAAGCATTGGCGGAGTCTGAATCTGCCTGTAGAAGTAATTGGAATCTGGGACGGGTGATGTTGGACCAATTTTGGCGTAGATGGGTCCGGGAATACCTTCCCACTCTTACGCGCCGATCCAAGTGGTTCGATGACGTGAAGCCCATTTGCATTGGTGATCTGGTGATCGTGGTCGAAGATGGCATCCGGAATGGTTGGACACGAGGACGGGTACTGGAGGTCATCGCTGGCCAAGACGGCCGAATTCGACAAGCCATGGTGCAGACAGCCTCGGGTCTAGTACGGCGACCAGTAGCTAAGCTGGCGCGATTGGATTTAAAGCAGAGTAAAACTGGTCTTGAGGTCTCTGACCAGTCTTACGGGTCGGGGAAATGTAACCGAGATTTACACTAA
- the LOC129765971 gene encoding uncharacterized protein LOC129765971 — MSSRQTRSARCATPDESKCPACDNPNDQRMVSCCHCKVWWHYDCVGVDEGISAADRTFNCPRCQKPSPTIPFDGRSRTKSPKRNTSKGSSVAASSTSSVRARRARLQLEKLEAEKALTTKMLEQERREQALRHEQERLLKDAEIEQVKLRLEKAILDEKFRIQEEELDDQSNDGISLRSQQSSFSKVEQWKIEPQHTTEPVGKAVSPEAVQTTVVATMTTVRNNVQPEVHSRVVNRNQLELSKSLTAADIPLGSNADTNFCGMINTISKPSSDQGLETEGSKHIPVDSDTPTPVRNDPQVAQSSHQFPFSSVYQTQSLNRVTGISSNAIETLDGPKYSTVHANDPQVTHSVQQHPLDRRGLPGADLQGVPSNQGNQIPSSYGFLTNSEPAATGQYGLPHYSTSSALPPGFGLGPTPQQLAARQVMSRELPPFSGNPEDWPLFISSYRNSTQVCGYSEAENLARLQRCLRGHALEIVRSRLLLPAGVPHVIATLEMMYGRPELLIHTLLQKVRSVPPPKHDRLDSLIAFGVAVQNLCDHLEAGGQHAHYNNPMLLSELVEKLPANLKLDWSLYKQRCGEVNIRIFSQYMSMLVRAATDVTLFDPRQHVVQQHRAVKPEKLLKDKSFCGSHTVEESSKQGKGPHTPVNQNRSSQPACLLCQDPNHRVKECHLFGRKSVEERWKTIQQYGLCRQCLGAHGRRPCKSQRRCEVGGCQFRHHPLLHSIPPKSNPKESEAVVSYHKTEKRALFRIIPVTLYGNNRSVSVFAFLDDGSSTTLIDEGVVKELGVTGEQLPLCLQWTANVKRSEAESQRVRLEISGGNDLVKYPLADVRTVSSLDLPQQTLRYAELSKIFPHLKGLPVKDYTNAHPRILIGNNHAHVTATLKIREGRAGDPIAAKSRLGWTIFGSSLNAENAHSFLICECNRDQGLHEMVEKYFSVDNVGVAAASFPQSKEEQRATRILTETTKRVGMRFESGLLWKFDDFEFPDSYAMAMRRLQCLERRIRSDTVIGDSVKRQLAEYRIKGYLHEATKEELEEADPRKTWYLPLGVTIHPKKPSKIRIFCDAAAMVDGVSLNTMLIKGPDLLNSLLGVLFGFREKRIAICADLMEMFHQIQIRKEDRHAQRILWRDDPNQEPKVYLMDVATFGATCSPCTAQYIKNVNATEHEQDFPAAADAIIRKHYVDDYLDSADSVEEAVRLAQDVSYVHSRGGFHLRKWLSNSKDVLKRVGERNPGSEKCLLLDKASSTERVLGMYWRPEQDVFTYTYSVGQEEAHPTKRQILRAVMSLFDPLGLLSHFLVFGKIIIQQIWRAKTGWDDPIPKELCERWTQWTAEFKYLDQISIPRCYFPQRSVKDISSLQLHIFVDAGEDAYACVAYLRAEFSEKIQCAIIGGKTKVAPLKTLSIPRLELMAAVIGVRLRKTIMNFHSLPIDRCIFWSDSRTVLAWINANHCSYRQFVACRIGEILSKSKVEEWRWVPSRENVADEASKWGRGPCLSTSGRWFTGPEYLLLPEEQWPADVKPVLETTTEEMKSCLVHQTINGEVVIDWSRFSKWQRLWRTIGYVQRYVENFMLKAKGRELQVGPLTQEELYNAEKCLWRQIQRESYPEEMKTLKAAQSKHPDKQAKLHGTSKLRKLSPFLDTDGVIRLDTRIVAATCVSYDTRCPIVLPKEHPATQLLIEWYHRKYLHANAETVVNEIKKICSLCRIRKAVPEIPRMAPLPAARLSAYERPFSYVGLDYFGPTLIRVNRSETKRVM, encoded by the exons ATGTCATCCCGTCAGACAAGGAGCGCACGTTGTGCTACACCGGATGAATCCAAATGCCCGGCATGTGATAACCCCAACGATCAGCGTATGGTTTCCTGCTGTCACTGTAAGGTGTGGTGGCACTACGATTGCGTAGGTGTTGATGAAGGTATAAGCGCAGCAGATCGGACCTTCAATTGCCCAAGGTGTCAAAAACCATCACCCACGATTCCGTTCGATGGTCGATCCCGGACGAAGTCGCCTAAGCGAAACACCAGTAAGGGCAGCAGTGTAGCAGCTTCTTCCACCTCCAGCGTACGAGCAAGGAGGGCTCGCTTACAGCTTGAAAAACTCGAGGCCGAAAAGGCTCTAACCACAAAAATGTTGGAGCAGGAACGTCGAGAACAAGCTTTAAGACATGAGCAGGAGAGACTACTGAAGGATGCCGAGATCGAGCAGGTCAAATTACGCCTAGAGAAGGCGATCTTGGACGAGAAATTCCGAATCCAAGAGGAAGAGTTGGACGATCAAAGCAATGATGGGATAAGCCTACGGTCCCAACAAAGCAGTTTCAGTAAGGTCGAGCAGTGGAAGATTGAACCTCAACATACCACCGAGCCGGTAGGAAAAGCTGTATCGCCTGAAGCAGTACAGACGACTGTCGTCGCGACCATGACTACCGTTAGAAACAATGTTCAGCCGGAGGTGCACTCGCGGGTGGTCAACAGGAATCAACTGGAACTCTCGAAAAGTCTAACCGCAGCAGATATTCCATTAGGATCGAATGCAGATACTAATTTTTGTGGAATGATCAATACTATAAGTAAGCCAAGTAGTGACCAGGGATTAGAAACAGAAGGTAGCAAACATATTCCGGTTGATAGCGATACGCCGACTCCTGTTCGGAATGATCCACAAGTAGCTCAGTCGTCACATCAGTTTCCCTTTTCCTCCGTTTATCAAACTCAGTCATTGAATCGCGTCACTGGTATATCGTCAAATGCGATTGAGACGCTCGACGGCCCCAAGTATAGTACGGTGCACGCGAATGATCCACAAGTTACACATAGTGTACAGCAACATCCATTAGATCGTAGAGGTCTACCAGGTGCAGACCTGCAGGGAGTTCCATCGAACCAGGGCAACCAAATACCATCATCGTACGGATTTTTGACAAATTCCGAACCAGCAGCAACTGGGCAGTATGGGTTGCCTCATTATTCCACGAGCTCCGCACTGCCACCTGGGTTTGGATTAGGACCAACACCACAGCAACTGGCAGCCAGACAAGTAATGTCGAGAGAACTGCCACCTTTCTCGGGAAATCCTGAAGACTGGCCGCTGTTTATCAGCTCGTATCGGAACTCTACCCAAGTGTGTGGGTACTCGGAAGCAGAAAATTTAGCCCGACTGCAACGCTGTTTAAGGGGTCACGCCCTTGAAATCGTACGGAGTCGCTTACTGTTACCAGCAGGTGTTCCACACGTAATTGCGACGTTGGAGATGATGTATGGAAGACCAGAATTGCTCATCCATACCCTACTGCAGAAGGTTAGATCAGTCCCACCGCCTAAGCATGATCGCCTCGATTCGCTGATTGCGTTCGGCGTAGCAGTGCAAAATTTATGCGATCACCTGGAAGCTGGCGGTCAGCATGCACACTACAATAATCCGATGCTGCTTTCCGAATTAGTTGAAAAACTTCCCGCGAATCTCAAACTCGACTGGTCGTTGTATAAGCAACGTTGTGGAGAGGTGAATATTCGTATATTCAGTCAATATATGTCCATGCTAGTTCGGGCGGCGACGGACGTTACTCTTTTCGATCCAAGACAGCATGTAGTCCAACAGCATCGAGCAGTAAAACCCGAAAAGCTATTAAAAGATAAGTCCTTCTGCGGATCCCACACGGTGGAAGAATCGTCGAAGCAAGGGAAGGGCCCACATACTCCTGTGAATCAAAATCGTTCATCCCAACCAGCGTGTCTTCTGTGTCAGGACCCCAACCATAGGGTGAAGGAATGTCACCTTTTTGGCAGGAAAAGCGTGGAAGAAAGATGGAAGACGATCCAACAGTACGGCCTCTGCCGGCAGTGTTTAGGCGCTCACGGGAGAAGACCCTGCAAATCACAGCGGCGATGTGAAGTAGGTGGCTGTCAGTTCAGGCATCACCCGTTGCTTCATTCTATCCCACCTAAGAGCAACCCCAAAGAATCCGAGGCAGTTGTAAGCTACCACAAAACTGAGAAGCGGGCTTTATTTCGTATCATTCCCGTTACGCTGTATGGTAACAACCGTTCAGTTTCTGTGTTCGCATTCTTGGATGACGGTTCTTCGACAACGCTGATAGACGAAGGAGTCGTGAAGGAGCTTGGGGTAACGGGAGAACAACTCCCGTTGTGCCTTCAATGGACGGCGAATGTAAAAAGATCGGAGGCTGAATCACAACGAGTCCGACTTGAGATATCCGGTGGTAACGATTTAGTAAAATATCCATTAGCCGATGTCCGTACGGTGAGCAGCTTGGATCTGCCTCAGCAGACTTTGCGATATGCGGAGCTTTCCAAAATCTTTCCGCATCTGAAGGGTCTGCCTGTAAAGGACTATACTAATGCACACCCTCGTATCCTTATTGGAAACAATCATGCACATGTCACGGCCACTCTCAAAATACGCGAGGGCAGAGCAGGTGATCCCATCGCAGCGAAGTCTAGGTTGGGGTGGACCATATTTGGTTCTAGTTTAAACGCTGAAAACGCTCACAGTTTCCTGATTTGTGAATGCAATCGTGATCAGGGCCTACACGAGATGGTAGAAAAATATTTCTCGGTCGACAATGTGGGAGTTGCAGCTGCATCGTTTCCACAGTCGAAGGAGGAACAAAGGGCGACTCGTATTCTTACTGAAACGACGAAGCGGGTTGGCATGCGGTTCGAAAGTGGTCTGCTGTGGAAGTTCGACGACTTCGAGTTTCCGGATAGTTATGCGATGGCTATGCGTCGCTTGCAGTGCTTGGAACGGCGTATTCGAAGCGATACGGTGATCGGAGATAGCGTGAAGAGGCAACTGGCGGAATACCGGATAAAGGGATACTTGCACGAAGCGACGAAGGAGGAGCTCGAAGAAGCGGATCCACGCAAAACGTGGTACTTACCGCTAGGTGTTACCATACACCCCAAGAAGCCGTCTAAAATACGGATCTTTTGTGATGCTGCGGCGATGGTGGATGGCGTTTCCTTGAACACCATGCTTATTAAGGGACCTGATTTATTAAACAGCCTGCTTGGAGTTCTTTTTGGATTCCGAGAAAAACGGATTGCGATCTGTGCGGACCTTATGGAAATGTTCCATCAAATTCAGATACGTAAAGAAGACCGACATGCTCAGCGAATTCTCTGGCGAGATGATCCGAATCAGGAACCGAAAGTCTATCTCATGGACGTGGCGACATTCGGCGCCACTTGTTCGCCATGTACAGCACAGTACATCAAAAATGTAAATGCGACCGAACACGAACAAGATTTCCCCGCTGCAGCCGATGCCATTATCAGGAAACATTATGTTGATGATTACCTTGATAGTGCGGACAGTGTGGAGGAAGCTGTGAGATTGGCTCAGGATGTAAGCTACGTTCACTCACGCGGTGGTTTTCATCTTCGAAAGTGGCTTTCTAACTCCAAAGACGTCCTAAAACGGGTCGGGGAAAGAAATCCTGGTTCAGAAAAATGCCTTCTGCTGGATAAGGCTAGCTCAACCGAGCGCGTGCTTGGGATGTACTGGCGTCCTGAGCAAGACGTCTTCACATACACCTACTCAGTGGGACAAGAGGAAGCACATCCTACGAAACGACAGATTTTGCGGGCCGTTATGAGCCTTTTCGACCCACTCGGACTACTCTCTCATTTCCTCGTTTTCGGAAAAATCATAATCCAGCAGATTTGGCGCGCGAAAACAGGGTGGGATGATCCGATACCGAAAGAGCTTTGTGAACGGTGGACTCAATGGACAGCAGAATTCAAGTATTTAGACCAGATTAGCATCCCACGTTGCTACTTCCCGCAAAGATCCGTGAAAGATATTTCGTCGTTGCAGCTGCATATCTTCGTAGATGCTGGGGAAGATGCGTATGCTTGCGTAGCATATTTACGGGCAGAGTTCTCCGAGAAAATTCAATGTGCAATCATTGGAGGGAAAACCAAGGTTGCTCCCCTCAAAACGCTTTCTATCCCGCGGCTGGAGCTCATGGCGGCAGTCATTGGAGTGAGATTGCGAAAGACCATTATGAATTTCCACTCACTCCCGATCGACAGATGTATATTCTGGAGCGACTCAAGGACAGTTCTGGCCTGGATCAATGCCAACCACTGCAGCTATCGGCAATTCGTTGCATGTCGTATTGGCGAAATCTTATCGAAGTCGAAGGTGGAAGAATGGCGTTGGGTTCCATCTAGAGAAAATGTAGCAGACGAAGCATCGAAGTGGGGCCGAGGACCCTGCCTATCAACAAGTGGCCGCTGGTTTACTGGGCCAGAATATCTTCTATTGCCGGAGGAACAATGGCCAGCGGACGTTAAGCCAGTCTTAGAAACGACGACTGAGGAGATGAAATCGTGTTTAGTCCACCAGACAATAAATGGGGAGGTCGTCATTGATTGGTCACGGTTTTCCAAATGGCAACGTCTTTGGAGGACAATTGGGTACGTGCAACGATACGTGGAGAATTTTATGCTGAAAGCGAAAGGAAGGGAGCTGCAAGTTGGGCCATTAACGCAAGAAGAGCTTTACAATGCGGAAAAATGTCTGTGGCGGCAAATTCAACGGGAAAGCTATCCAGAGGagatgaaaacgcttaaagcaGCTCAGAGCAAGCACCCGGATAAGCAGGCAAAGCTGCACGGTACGAGTAAACTCCGGAAGCTATCGCCATTTCTCGATACTGACGGAGTAATTCGTTTGGACACCAGAATTGTAGCGGCCACATGTGTATCCTACGATACCCGGTGTCCGATAGTGCTGCCAAAAGAGCACCCAGCAACTCAACTTCTAATTGAGTGGTACCATCGCAAATACCTACATGCAAACGCCGAAACCGTCGTCAATGAG ATCAAGAAGATTTGTTCACTCTGCAGAATCAGGAAAGCTGTTCCTGAAATACCACGAATGGCACCACTTCCAGCGGCCCGGCTGAGTGCGTACGAGCGTCCTTTCTCGTACGTCGGCCTCGATTATTTCGGCCCAACTCTCATACGTGTGAACCGAAGCGAGACAAAAAG AGTCATGTAA